A stretch of DNA from Arachis hypogaea cultivar Tifrunner chromosome 19, arahy.Tifrunner.gnm2.J5K5, whole genome shotgun sequence:
tgcttAAGGATTATGATTTTGACTTGAGTTATCACCTTGGGAAGGCAAATGTGGTAGCAAACGCTTTAAGTCGGAAGTCCTTGACAATAGCTTGGATGAGGATTAAGGAAGAGGAGCTAGTGgataagtttgtggatcttaagcTAGATATTGGTGAAGTTCCCGGAAGAGCTTGTTTGAATCAGTTGAAAATCTCGAGTACATttaaaacagagattcagaaggctCAGTAAGATGAGCAAAAGCTTTAGCAGTTGTTTCAACCAGTTGGTGATAAAAGGTGTGAAGAATTCACTAAGGATGGTGAAGGATTATGGAGATATAAGGGAAGGATTTGTATACCGGATATCGGGAGTTTGAGGCAAGACTTATTGTCGAAGCTCATAACAGTGGGTTTTCTATTCATCCCAAAAGTACGAAGATGTACTACGACTTAAagaagatgttttggtggcctaggatgaaaggtgatgtagcAATAGTGGTATCCAATTGCCTAACGTGTCAGAaagtgaagatagagcatcagaaaCCGTCGGGGATGTTACAgccacttgagattcctcagtggaagtgggaaggaattacCATGGACTTTGTGACTGGTTTACCGAGGACTAGGTCGGAATTTGATgcggtttgggtgatcgtggatcgcttaaccaaatctgctcattttctgcctattcgagtgaactgttctatggaggagttggcgAGGTTGTATATTAAGGAGATCGTAGGTTTCATGGTGTACCATGATCCCTTattcacatcaaggttttggggagcttttcaaaaAGCTTTTGGTACGAGGCTATGTCTCAGCACTGCATATCATCCACAGATGGATGGACAGTCGGAAAGGACTATTAAGACGTTAGAAGATATGCTGAGAGCATGTGTATTGGATCAACCCAGAAGTTGGGACTGTTAGATGCCATTGATGGAATTTGCATACGACAAtagctttcatgcgagcattgggatggctccgtatgaggccttgtatggacgGAAGTTCCAATCTCCGCTTTGTTGGTACGAATCGCGTGAAGTGAGCATTTTCGGTCCTGATTTGGTAGCTGAGACTACTGAGAATATTAAGAAGATACGAGAGAGAATTCTAACTGCTCAAAGTCGACAGAAGAGCTATGCGGATCAGAGGAGGAAGCAGTTGGAGTTTGATGTAGGAGAACATGTATTCTTGAAGGTTACATGGACGATTGGGATCGGGCGAGCGATCAAAATCAAGAGGTTGAATCCGAGGTTCGTTGGCCCGTTTGAGATTCTGAAGCGATTCGGGCCGGTGGCATATCAAGTAGCCTTGCCACCTCACTTGTCTAACTTGCATTacgtattccacgtgtcacaactcTGCAAGTCCACGTCGGATGCAGCTCATGTGTTAGAGCCTGAGTCGGTCGAGTTGAGGGAGAACTTGACTTTCCATGTAACGCCAGTGAGAATtaatgacactagtgtgaagaaaCTGTGAGGAAAAGAAGTTCAGCTGGTTAAAGTAGCTTGGGAGCGAGCAGGATTTGAAGAGCATACGTGGGAATTAGAATCCGAGATGCGAAAGGATTACCCCGAGCTTTTCTCAGGTAATCattaaattttgagggcaaaatttcttattcggtggggagaatgtaagaaccacaACTAATgaaccggttaattaagtaattaatattgcccaTATTAGGTTAtgaaaagttagagtgagaatttgaggatttaaatgtgTTTTTTTGACTCAGTAGGTCTTTTTGAGTCAAAAAATGTGCTGTCtgcaaaaaatcgaaaaaaatccAGAACTGGCAGTTGAACCGGTTAAACCAGTTCAAATCTGCCTGGTACCGCACGAGAATAAGTGAAAAcagtaaaaaaccttagaaaaatattacaaattaaaaatcaggcattaattttaaaggtttggccggaagttgggccaaacgggctaaaaatgctaaacggttagaccgggcccaagttgggcccaagcccaacatatataagcactTAAGTGAACCCTTTTCACCCTCAAACACAACACacacaacagaaaagaaaagagggagaggagaagagatAGAACACTATTCACTTCCatcttctcaagctcatatcttgagctatagagctccgatcgccgtacCGTTTGTGTCTACATGTTCCTTTTGAAAAGCTCTACAAAACCACCCAAGAAATTGGTAAGGATAGCTCGAATCcccctc
This window harbors:
- the LOC140182291 gene encoding uncharacterized protein, producing MYYDLKKMFWWPRMKGDVAIVVSNCLTCQKVKIEHQKPSGMLQPLEIPQWKWEGITMDFVTGLPRTRSEFDAFQSPLCWYESREVSIFGPDLVAETTENIKKIRERILTAQSRQKSYADQRRKQLEFDVGEHVFLKVTWTIGIGRAIKIKRLNPRFVGPFEILKRFGPVAYQVALPPHLSNLHYVFHVSQLCKSTSDAAHVLEPESVELRENLTFHVTPVRINDTSVKKL